One Curtobacterium herbarum genomic window carries:
- a CDS encoding ATP-dependent helicase: MTDVFERFSPATAEWFRGAFREPTAAQAGAWDAISTGQHALVIAPTGSGKTLASFLWSIDRLISASDTPPAKQRTRVLYVSPLKALGVDVERNLRSPLVGITQTAKRLGLEPPDVTVGVRSGDTPSSDRQKLLRLPPDILITTPESLYLMLTSKARETLVNVDTVIVDEVHAVASSKRGAHLAVSLERLDDLLEKPVQRIGLSATVRPAEEVARFLGGRAPVQIIAPPAQKTFDLRVVVPVDDMTELGAPPVGADATSGPTNGSIWPHVEESVVDLVEQHRSTIVFANSRRLAERLTARLNEIHEERALATTQVAEPVGAGVGATPVAQSPGRASAHAPVAQPKRPPAQIVGQSGQTDGGGSDRSIPVLARAHHGSVSKDQRAIIEDDLKSGRLRCVVATSSLELGIDMGEVDLVIQVEAPPSVASGLQRVGRAGHQVGEISRGVLFPKHRADLVNSAVTVERMVAGQIESISVPANPLDVLAQHTVAAGAIDTVDVEHWFDLVRRSAPFSGLPRSVFDATLDLVTGRYPSDEFAELRPRLVWDRVHGTLTGRPGAQRLAVTSGGTIPDRGMFGVFMVGERASRVGELDEEMVYESRVGDVFALGATSWRIEEITHDRVLVSPAFGQPGRVPFWKGDGLGRPAELGRATGAFVREVESASDEDARARVAGVGLDERAVTNLITFLRDQRAATGHVPSDTTLVVERFRDELGDWRLILHSPYGMTVHAPWALAVAARLRERHGIDGGAMAADDGIVVRIPETDAEPPGAELFVFERDDLETIVTDEVGGSALFAARFRECAARALLLPRRDPGRRSPLWQQRQRASQLLEVAQKYPTFPILLETVREVLQDVYDVPALLGIADEIARRRIRLVESETEQPSPFARTLLFGYVAAFMYEGDSPLAERRAAALSLDSTLLSELLGRAELRELLDPAVIDGVERDLQRLSPDRRARDVEGMVDVLRLVGALDLDELIDRSWLAEAPDRTEAAAALRTALGGLERDRRVLAFSHAGATRWAVIEDASRLRDALGVPLPIGVPTAFVEPVADPLGDLVGRYARSHGPFGAQEAASRLGLGIAVVQDTLRRLTADRRLVEGEFRPDRQGAEWCDAEVLRRIRTKSLAALRHEVEPVAPDALARFLPAWQHVRIAGARGGLRGIDGVLQVVDQLSGVALPASSWESLVLPARVADYAPSMLDELTATGEVLWSGGGTLPGNDGWVRLHLADTAATTLAEAAGDETTELQRDVLGALAGGGAYFFRQLGQAVGSTDDSALTTALWDLVWAGQITNDTFAPLRAMLGGKARTSSAPRTRAYRGRRRPTLPTQSGPPNVGGRWSLLPLAEPDATVRAAATAELLLERYGVVTRGAVQVEGVRGGFAGVYRVLAKFEESGRARRGYFVEGLGAAQFATGPTVDRLRTYAKDLDDEERADPDRAREALTLSATDPANPFGASLPWPHEPAPVDPDDPAADPAAGAAARPVAGPTAGPVAQAGAGTAPAKGGARGHRPGRKAGALVVLVDGRLAVYVERGGKSVLTFTEDPADLAAAATSIATTVRSGLGKLSVERVDGVFVLEAPLGDALRTAGFTATPQGLRLRA; the protein is encoded by the coding sequence ATGACGGACGTCTTCGAGCGCTTCTCCCCTGCCACCGCCGAGTGGTTCCGGGGGGCGTTCCGTGAACCGACGGCCGCGCAGGCCGGCGCCTGGGACGCCATCTCGACCGGACAGCACGCGCTCGTCATCGCCCCGACCGGCTCCGGCAAGACCCTGGCCTCGTTCCTGTGGTCGATCGACCGGCTGATCTCGGCGTCGGACACCCCGCCCGCCAAGCAGCGCACGCGCGTGCTCTACGTCTCGCCGCTCAAGGCCCTCGGTGTCGACGTCGAGCGGAACCTGCGCTCGCCACTCGTCGGGATCACGCAGACGGCCAAGCGACTCGGGCTCGAACCGCCCGACGTCACCGTCGGGGTCCGGAGCGGCGACACCCCGTCGTCCGACCGGCAGAAGCTGCTCCGCCTGCCGCCGGACATCCTCATCACCACGCCCGAGTCGCTGTACCTGATGCTGACGTCGAAGGCGCGCGAGACCCTGGTGAACGTCGACACCGTGATCGTGGACGAGGTGCACGCGGTCGCCTCGTCGAAGCGTGGCGCCCACCTCGCCGTCTCGCTGGAGCGTCTCGACGACCTGCTCGAGAAGCCCGTCCAGCGCATCGGGCTGTCCGCCACCGTGCGCCCGGCGGAAGAGGTCGCACGGTTCCTCGGCGGCCGCGCACCCGTGCAGATCATCGCGCCGCCCGCGCAGAAGACCTTCGACCTGCGCGTCGTCGTGCCGGTCGACGACATGACCGAGCTCGGAGCGCCGCCGGTCGGGGCCGATGCGACCTCCGGGCCGACGAACGGGTCGATCTGGCCACACGTCGAAGAGTCCGTGGTGGACCTCGTCGAGCAGCACCGGTCGACCATCGTCTTCGCCAACTCCCGACGGCTCGCCGAACGCCTGACCGCCCGGCTCAACGAGATCCACGAGGAGCGGGCACTCGCGACGACCCAGGTGGCCGAACCCGTGGGCGCCGGCGTCGGTGCGACGCCGGTCGCGCAGTCCCCGGGGCGGGCGTCCGCGCACGCGCCGGTGGCCCAGCCGAAGCGACCCCCGGCCCAGATCGTCGGCCAGTCCGGGCAGACCGACGGCGGCGGTTCGGACCGGAGCATCCCGGTGCTCGCCCGCGCCCACCACGGTTCGGTGTCCAAGGACCAGCGCGCGATCATCGAGGACGACCTGAAGTCCGGACGGCTGCGCTGCGTGGTCGCCACCAGCTCGCTCGAACTCGGCATCGACATGGGCGAGGTCGACCTCGTCATCCAGGTCGAAGCGCCACCGTCGGTCGCCAGCGGACTGCAGCGCGTCGGGCGAGCCGGACACCAGGTCGGCGAGATCTCGCGCGGCGTCCTGTTCCCGAAGCACCGGGCGGACCTGGTCAACAGCGCCGTGACCGTCGAGCGCATGGTCGCCGGGCAGATCGAGTCGATCTCGGTCCCCGCCAACCCGCTCGACGTCCTCGCGCAGCACACCGTCGCCGCCGGCGCCATCGACACCGTGGACGTCGAGCACTGGTTCGACCTGGTCCGGCGCAGCGCCCCCTTCAGCGGACTCCCGCGCTCCGTCTTCGACGCGACGCTCGACCTGGTCACCGGCCGGTACCCGAGCGACGAGTTCGCCGAGCTGCGGCCGCGCCTGGTCTGGGACCGCGTGCACGGCACCCTGACCGGGCGTCCGGGAGCGCAGCGCCTGGCCGTCACGAGCGGCGGGACGATCCCCGACCGCGGCATGTTCGGCGTGTTCATGGTCGGCGAGCGAGCCTCCCGCGTCGGCGAGCTCGACGAGGAGATGGTCTACGAGTCGCGCGTCGGGGACGTCTTCGCGCTCGGTGCCACCAGCTGGCGGATCGAGGAGATCACCCACGACCGGGTCCTGGTCAGCCCCGCGTTCGGGCAGCCGGGCCGGGTGCCGTTCTGGAAGGGCGACGGACTCGGCCGCCCCGCCGAGCTCGGCCGCGCCACCGGGGCCTTCGTCCGAGAGGTCGAGTCCGCGTCCGACGAGGACGCCCGGGCCCGGGTCGCCGGCGTCGGGCTCGACGAGCGCGCGGTCACGAACCTCATCACCTTCCTGCGTGACCAGCGCGCGGCCACCGGCCACGTGCCGAGCGACACCACGCTCGTCGTCGAGCGCTTCCGCGACGAACTCGGCGACTGGCGGCTGATCCTGCACTCCCCGTACGGCATGACCGTGCACGCGCCGTGGGCCCTCGCGGTCGCGGCCCGGCTGCGGGAACGGCACGGGATCGACGGTGGCGCCATGGCGGCGGACGACGGGATCGTCGTGCGGATCCCGGAGACGGACGCCGAGCCTCCCGGGGCGGAGCTGTTCGTCTTCGAACGCGACGACCTCGAGACCATCGTCACCGACGAGGTCGGCGGGTCCGCGCTGTTCGCCGCACGCTTCCGCGAGTGTGCGGCCCGTGCGCTCCTGCTGCCCCGCCGTGACCCGGGCCGCCGGTCGCCGCTCTGGCAGCAGCGCCAGCGGGCATCGCAGCTGCTCGAGGTCGCGCAGAAGTACCCGACGTTCCCGATCCTGCTCGAGACCGTGCGCGAGGTGCTGCAGGACGTGTACGACGTGCCCGCCCTGCTCGGCATCGCGGACGAGATCGCCCGGCGCCGGATCCGTCTGGTCGAGAGCGAGACCGAACAGCCCTCGCCGTTCGCGCGGACCCTGCTGTTCGGGTACGTCGCGGCGTTCATGTACGAGGGCGACTCCCCGCTCGCCGAACGCCGGGCCGCTGCACTGTCGCTCGACTCGACCCTGCTCAGCGAGCTGCTCGGTCGCGCGGAGCTCCGCGAGCTACTCGACCCGGCCGTCATCGACGGTGTCGAGCGCGACCTGCAACGGCTCTCCCCCGACCGCCGGGCACGGGACGTCGAGGGCATGGTCGACGTGCTCCGGCTCGTCGGCGCGCTCGACCTGGACGAACTGATCGACCGGAGCTGGCTCGCCGAGGCCCCCGACCGCACCGAGGCCGCCGCGGCCCTCCGCACCGCGCTCGGCGGGCTCGAACGCGACCGCCGTGTCCTGGCGTTCTCGCACGCCGGCGCCACCCGCTGGGCCGTGATCGAGGACGCCTCCCGCCTCCGCGACGCCCTCGGGGTACCGCTGCCGATCGGGGTCCCGACGGCGTTCGTCGAGCCGGTCGCGGACCCGCTCGGTGACCTGGTCGGCCGGTACGCCCGCAGCCACGGGCCCTTCGGCGCGCAGGAGGCGGCGTCCCGCCTGGGACTCGGGATCGCGGTCGTGCAGGACACCCTGCGCCGCCTGACCGCCGACCGACGCCTGGTCGAGGGCGAGTTCCGGCCCGACCGCCAGGGTGCCGAGTGGTGCGACGCCGAGGTGCTCCGCCGCATCCGCACGAAGTCGCTCGCGGCACTCCGGCACGAGGTCGAACCGGTCGCCCCTGACGCCCTGGCCCGCTTCCTGCCCGCGTGGCAGCACGTCCGCATCGCCGGCGCCCGCGGTGGGCTGCGCGGGATCGACGGCGTGCTGCAGGTGGTCGACCAGCTGTCCGGGGTGGCCCTGCCCGCCAGCTCGTGGGAGTCGCTCGTGCTGCCCGCCCGCGTCGCCGACTACGCCCCGAGCATGCTCGACGAGCTGACCGCCACCGGCGAGGTCCTCTGGTCCGGCGGCGGCACCCTGCCCGGCAACGACGGCTGGGTCCGACTGCACCTCGCCGACACCGCCGCGACCACCCTGGCGGAGGCCGCGGGCGACGAGACCACCGAGCTGCAGCGGGACGTCCTCGGCGCCCTCGCCGGCGGCGGCGCGTACTTCTTCCGGCAGCTCGGACAGGCCGTCGGCAGCACCGACGACTCCGCGCTGACCACCGCGCTGTGGGACCTGGTCTGGGCCGGGCAGATCACCAACGACACGTTCGCCCCGCTGCGGGCGATGCTCGGCGGCAAGGCCCGGACCTCGAGCGCGCCGCGCACCCGCGCCTACCGCGGCCGCCGGCGCCCGACACTGCCGACCCAGTCCGGGCCGCCGAACGTCGGCGGACGCTGGTCCCTCCTGCCGCTCGCCGAACCCGACGCCACCGTCCGGGCCGCGGCGACCGCGGAACTGCTGCTCGAGCGCTACGGCGTCGTCACCCGCGGGGCTGTGCAGGTCGAGGGCGTCCGCGGCGGGTTCGCGGGGGTGTACCGCGTGCTGGCGAAGTTCGAGGAGTCCGGCCGTGCCCGACGCGGGTACTTCGTCGAGGGGCTCGGCGCCGCGCAGTTCGCGACCGGGCCGACCGTCGACCGCCTCCGTACGTACGCGAAGGACCTGGACGACGAGGAACGCGCCGACCCAGACCGTGCCCGGGAGGCCCTGACGCTGTCCGCCACCGACCCCGCGAACCCCTTCGGTGCGTCGTTGCCCTGGCCGCACGAACCCGCACCGGTCGACCCCGACGACCCGGCCGCTGACCCGGCCGCGGGTGCGGCTGCGCGTCCGGTCGCGGGTCCGACCGCGGGTCCGGTCGCGCAGGCCGGCGCGGGCACCGCCCCCGCGAAGGGCGGTGCCCGCGGCCACCGTCCGGGCCGCAAGGCCGGTGCGCTCGTCGTGCTCGTCGACGGTCGGCTCGCCGTCTACGTCGAGCGCGGCGGCAAGAGCGTCCTGACGTTCACGGAGGACCCGGCCGACCTGGCCGCGGCAGCCACGTCGATCGCCACGACCGTCCGGAGCGGACTCGGCAAGCTGTCCGTCGAACGGGTCGACGGGGTCTTCGTGCTCGAGGCACCCCTCGGCGACGCCCTCCGCACCGCGGGCTTCACCGCCACGCCCCAGGGACTGCGACTCCGTGCCTGA
- a CDS encoding PadR family transcriptional regulator, producing MRPIDDENSSTSPRDPFGRGQRGPRFGSARQHHGAGFPGRDHGDHEHGRGGRGGRGFGPGFGGPGFGGPGFGGPGFGAGFGGGFGPGFGPGRERRRRGDVRLAILGLLAEGPQNGYAVIKTIAERTGGAWKPSPGSVYPTLQQLVDEELVVSTGDGRKTLFELTDAGRAEAESKADEIAAAWESTPGMPDSQRELFESLRKLASVMHVFRTSATEAQTTAATEKIDGLRRDLLQVLSD from the coding sequence ATGCGCCCCATCGACGACGAGAACAGCTCCACGTCCCCCCGCGACCCCTTCGGTCGCGGCCAGCGCGGGCCCCGCTTCGGCAGCGCCCGCCAGCACCACGGTGCTGGGTTCCCCGGCCGTGACCACGGTGACCACGAACACGGCCGCGGTGGCCGCGGTGGTCGGGGCTTCGGCCCCGGCTTCGGCGGCCCCGGCTTCGGCGGCCCGGGGTTCGGCGGTCCGGGCTTCGGCGCCGGCTTCGGCGGCGGGTTCGGTCCGGGCTTCGGCCCCGGCCGCGAGCGCCGCCGCCGCGGTGACGTCCGTCTGGCGATCCTCGGCCTCCTCGCCGAGGGCCCGCAGAACGGTTACGCCGTCATCAAGACGATCGCCGAGCGCACCGGCGGCGCCTGGAAGCCGAGCCCCGGCTCGGTCTACCCGACGCTCCAGCAGCTCGTCGACGAAGAGCTCGTGGTGTCCACCGGCGACGGCCGCAAGACCCTCTTCGAGCTCACCGACGCCGGCCGGGCCGAGGCCGAGTCCAAGGCCGACGAGATCGCCGCCGCGTGGGAGTCCACGCCCGGCATGCCGGACTCGCAGCGCGAGCTGTTCGAGTCCCTGCGCAAGCTCGCGAGCGTCATGCACGTGTTCCGCACGAGTGCGACGGAAGCGCAGACGACGGCGGCCACCGAGAAGATCGACGGCCTGCGGCGCGACCTGCTCCAGGTCCTCAGCGACTGA
- a CDS encoding nuclear transport factor 2 family protein: MTTPRTTALLLARAAAAAAGAALLAGCSAGPASAAPTTTAAAASTTSTATTGSGGTGNRLDAAAERTDASLVRRLFTQVFPDPSSAAAVRAARSIVAPDAVTHGGTAGPAGVLAAFRADHARIAGAHAVVKHIAADGDLVAVHWQLTADVHDERQGEAAVDLFRVSGGRVVEHWSLAQPVATGKPASGNTNTMFSDLYRAPAAQRHPSERQEERNRRFAVSAYDTLFRDHDVSVLDRDFDPKYLQHNPVAPNGTAALKKLFGGGTSFPAQESVVSLSDGDLVWTFSRPVGASADSPFLAADLFRVDGGLIREHWDVVPPSAG, from the coding sequence ATGACGACACCACGAACGACAGCACTCCTGCTCGCGCGCGCTGCCGCTGCAGCCGCGGGCGCCGCCCTGCTCGCCGGCTGCTCCGCCGGCCCGGCCTCGGCCGCCCCCACGACGACGGCCGCGGCCGCGTCCACCACCTCCACTGCCACGACCGGGTCCGGCGGTACCGGCAACCGCCTGGACGCCGCGGCCGAGCGGACCGACGCCAGCCTGGTCCGGCGGCTGTTCACCCAGGTCTTCCCGGACCCGTCCAGTGCCGCGGCCGTCCGGGCCGCGCGCAGCATCGTCGCACCGGACGCCGTCACCCACGGCGGGACGGCCGGGCCGGCCGGGGTCCTCGCGGCCTTCCGCGCGGACCACGCACGGATCGCCGGAGCGCACGCGGTCGTGAAGCACATCGCGGCCGACGGGGACCTGGTCGCGGTGCACTGGCAGCTCACCGCCGACGTGCACGACGAACGGCAGGGTGAGGCCGCGGTCGACCTCTTCCGGGTCAGCGGTGGTCGTGTCGTCGAGCACTGGTCACTCGCCCAGCCGGTGGCGACCGGGAAGCCGGCCAGCGGCAACACCAACACGATGTTCAGCGACCTGTACCGGGCCCCGGCCGCGCAGCGTCACCCGTCCGAACGGCAGGAGGAGCGGAACCGCCGCTTCGCCGTCAGCGCCTACGACACCCTGTTCCGCGACCACGACGTGTCGGTGCTCGACCGGGACTTCGACCCGAAGTACCTGCAGCACAACCCGGTCGCACCGAACGGCACGGCCGCGCTGAAGAAGCTGTTCGGCGGCGGCACGTCCTTCCCGGCGCAGGAGTCGGTGGTCTCCCTGTCCGACGGGGACCTGGTGTGGACGTTCTCCCGACCGGTCGGCGCATCGGCGGACAGCCCGTTCCTCGCCGCGGACCTCTTCCGCGTCGACGGCGGGCTGATCCGTGAGCACTGGGACGTGGTCCCGCCCTCGGCCGGCTGA
- a CDS encoding NUDIX hydrolase family protein: MSSLRTPDPDPDSGSGWLSDEELASVRRHLPISYVEAVPVRLDGLGVVTEVGILLRVSSSGSIARTLVSGRVMYGESIRTALFRHLEKDLGPMAFPQLPASPNPFTVAEYFPLPGASVYTDERQHAISLAYVVPVTGTCEPRQDALELTWMSPMEAASDAVADEMEGGRGTLLRAGLASVGALH, translated from the coding sequence ATGTCCTCGCTGCGCACCCCCGACCCCGATCCCGACTCCGGCTCCGGCTGGCTGTCGGACGAGGAACTCGCGTCCGTCCGTCGTCACCTGCCGATCTCCTACGTCGAGGCGGTGCCCGTGCGGCTCGACGGCCTCGGCGTCGTGACCGAGGTCGGGATCCTGCTGCGGGTGTCGTCGAGCGGGTCGATCGCCCGCACGCTCGTCTCCGGCCGCGTGATGTACGGCGAGTCGATCCGCACCGCGCTGTTCCGCCACCTCGAGAAGGACCTCGGGCCGATGGCGTTCCCGCAGCTGCCGGCGAGCCCGAACCCGTTCACGGTCGCCGAGTACTTCCCGCTGCCCGGTGCCTCGGTGTACACCGACGAGCGGCAGCACGCGATCTCCCTGGCGTACGTCGTCCCCGTCACGGGCACGTGCGAACCGCGCCAGGACGCCCTCGAGCTCACGTGGATGAGCCCGATGGAGGCGGCGTCCGACGCCGTCGCCGACGAGATGGAGGGCGGCCGCGGCACGCTCCTCCGCGCGGGCCTGGCCTCGGTCGGCGCGCTGCACTGA
- a CDS encoding CsbD family protein, with protein MAGIEDIKNAAEKAAGKAKEALGNATDNDRLKAEGQTDQGKASAKQGVTDVKDAAHGVADSFKNDK; from the coding sequence ATGGCTGGGATCGAAGACATCAAGAACGCCGCTGAGAAGGCGGCAGGCAAGGCCAAGGAAGCCCTCGGCAACGCCACGGACAACGACCGCCTGAAGGCCGAAGGCCAGACCGACCAGGGCAAGGCCTCGGCCAAGCAGGGCGTCACGGACGTGAAGGACGCGGCCCACGGCGTCGCCGACAGCTTCAAGAACGACAAGTAA